One region of Pseudomonadota bacterium genomic DNA includes:
- a CDS encoding iron-sulfur cluster assembly accessory protein — translation MITARKRQRQQDEAGPGYEPMMPTHGTSAELTPDSVVRLTPKAIEMAKKALKKRGTPAAALRLGVRGGGCSGVAYAIEFADKLRVRDNQYDFDGLKVVIDPKSLVYLRGAVLDYQFQLMQHGFKFRNPNEKSGCGCGESFGI, via the coding sequence ATGATTACCGCACGCAAACGCCAGAGACAGCAGGACGAAGCGGGCCCCGGATACGAACCGATGATGCCGACCCATGGCACCTCTGCGGAGCTGACGCCGGATAGTGTGGTGCGCTTGACCCCCAAGGCGATCGAAATGGCGAAAAAGGCGCTGAAAAAGCGGGGTACACCGGCTGCGGCTCTGCGCTTGGGTGTGCGCGGTGGCGGTTGTTCCGGCGTGGCGTACGCGATCGAGTTTGCAGACAAGCTGCGCGTACGAGACAACCAGTACGATTTTGATGGCTTGAAAGTCGTGATCGACCCGAAGAGCCTGGTGTACCTGCGCGGCGCCGTGCTGGATTACCAGTTCCAGCTGATGCAGCACGGTTTCAAGTTCCGCAACCCCAACGAGAAGAGCGGCTGCGGTTGTGGGGAATCCTTTGGCATCTAG